A DNA window from Candidatus Baltobacteraceae bacterium contains the following coding sequences:
- a CDS encoding efflux RND transporter permease subunit, whose translation MGLAGFTLRHQRAIAFLTAALTVAGAWAYTRTPAAIFPEMHFSRVDVVVDAGDLPPEQVRVAVTMPLERAFLGLPSVSRVMTTSAQGSSELVAEFDPKTGTVTDLQYVNSAIEQARSSLPPEAAVQANIVTPQTEPVLSYALTGDSLSQTLIREYAQVTLVPAFYGISGLGRILVAGGAQREYHVDLDPAALAAAGIGAQDVSNAIAQANDVQAVGLAQNGSQRSAVLVDAGLRDAAQLAQIAVPTRNGASLTVGSLGSVRLGVAPATNQVAYNAQHAVAISFYALPGADNVKMADEVKARFAKLSGAVPVGVSLHRYWDATDLIVASQSSLRDAILVGAVLALGVIFFFLRNLRMTLVAALVIPSAMAIAVLAISELGETLNIMSLGGLAIAVGLIIDDAIVVIEGIAHTLHDTPSLEAREAVVATMQRLVRPMTASTLTTVVVFVPLALLGGVSGAFFRTLALTLTAALLVSLGLAIFVTPMLFRLLMTRNAPHEENHAIARVLERYEPLLRWALARRRVVYAGAAAVLVATVALLVILPSDFLPRLDEGQFEIDYQMPVGTTLAASDEAALVLERVVKSDPAVVAEGRYTGIDTNGFSPTPARSGIMRVKLKPLGERASFDAVSNRLRDAMSAAVPAAILDVHQIIEDLINDVTGAPAPIQIVISGSDQSTLVRLATDVANSLQNASSVADVFSGVQQDDPTLRVEPNFARLVRSGTDTGTLASALAAGTQGNVVTNLPERAMLVPVRVKVEGDALSSVSLASGAIPLSQVANTNVDRSATDITEINGQRVIIVTANLGSGSLSSAVSAVQAAVARTHFPPGYHASIAGAYQQQQQSFSQFALVIALAIGLVFFVMLSSFGSFRQPLVVLAAVPLAPIGVALGLTLTGTPFNVSSFMGLLLLVGLVVKNGILLVDAANRRRAEGHSIDDALALAGRERLRPILMTTFAAIGGLLPLAFGIGAGAAMERPLAIAVVGGLSTATVFTLVLIPVLYATFCRRETVEA comes from the coding sequence ATGGGCTTGGCTGGATTTACGCTGCGCCATCAGCGCGCCATCGCGTTTCTCACCGCCGCGCTAACGGTTGCCGGTGCGTGGGCCTACACCCGTACGCCCGCGGCAATCTTTCCCGAGATGCACTTTTCGCGCGTTGACGTCGTGGTCGACGCCGGCGACTTGCCGCCCGAACAAGTGCGCGTCGCCGTAACGATGCCGCTCGAGCGCGCGTTCTTGGGGCTTCCCTCAGTCTCGCGCGTGATGACGACCTCCGCGCAAGGCAGTTCCGAACTCGTGGCGGAGTTCGATCCGAAAACCGGCACCGTCACCGATTTACAGTACGTCAACAGCGCAATCGAGCAGGCGCGTTCGTCGCTGCCCCCCGAAGCAGCGGTGCAAGCGAACATCGTGACGCCGCAAACCGAGCCCGTACTCTCGTACGCGCTCACGGGTGATTCACTCTCGCAGACGCTCATCCGCGAGTACGCGCAAGTGACGCTCGTTCCGGCGTTCTACGGTATTTCCGGACTCGGACGCATCTTGGTGGCGGGGGGCGCGCAGCGCGAGTATCACGTCGATCTCGATCCGGCGGCGCTCGCGGCAGCCGGTATCGGCGCACAAGACGTGAGCAATGCCATCGCACAGGCCAACGACGTGCAAGCGGTCGGCTTGGCCCAAAACGGATCGCAGCGAAGTGCGGTTCTCGTCGACGCCGGTCTGCGCGACGCGGCGCAGCTCGCGCAGATCGCCGTCCCCACGCGAAACGGCGCCTCCCTGACCGTCGGATCCCTTGGAAGCGTCCGTCTCGGCGTGGCGCCGGCAACGAATCAGGTTGCGTACAACGCGCAGCACGCCGTTGCGATCAGCTTCTACGCACTGCCGGGCGCGGACAACGTCAAGATGGCCGACGAAGTCAAAGCGCGCTTTGCGAAGTTGTCCGGTGCGGTTCCCGTGGGCGTCAGCCTCCACCGTTACTGGGATGCCACCGATCTCATCGTCGCGTCTCAGTCGAGCCTGCGCGACGCAATCCTCGTCGGGGCCGTGCTGGCGCTCGGAGTCATCTTCTTCTTTTTGCGCAACCTGCGCATGACGCTGGTCGCCGCGTTGGTGATCCCGTCGGCGATGGCGATCGCGGTGCTGGCGATCTCGGAGCTGGGAGAGACGCTGAACATCATGAGCCTCGGGGGTCTCGCCATTGCCGTCGGATTGATCATCGACGACGCCATCGTCGTCATTGAAGGCATCGCGCACACGCTGCACGACACACCTTCGCTGGAGGCCCGTGAGGCCGTCGTCGCTACGATGCAGCGGCTGGTGCGCCCGATGACGGCATCCACCTTGACCACCGTCGTCGTATTCGTTCCGCTCGCGCTGCTCGGCGGCGTTTCGGGTGCGTTCTTTCGAACGCTGGCACTGACGCTGACGGCCGCGCTGCTCGTCTCTCTGGGCCTGGCGATCTTCGTGACGCCGATGCTTTTCCGTTTGCTCATGACGCGCAACGCGCCGCACGAAGAGAATCATGCAATAGCGCGCGTGCTCGAGCGCTACGAACCGCTGCTCCGCTGGGCCCTCGCGCGCCGGCGCGTCGTCTACGCCGGTGCGGCCGCGGTGCTGGTCGCGACCGTCGCGCTGCTGGTCATACTGCCGAGCGATTTTCTTCCACGGCTCGACGAGGGACAGTTCGAGATCGACTATCAGATGCCGGTCGGAACCACGCTGGCGGCCAGCGACGAAGCGGCGCTCGTGCTCGAACGCGTCGTGAAATCGGATCCTGCGGTCGTCGCCGAGGGGCGGTACACCGGCATCGACACCAACGGGTTCTCGCCGACGCCCGCACGATCCGGGATCATGCGCGTCAAGCTCAAGCCGCTCGGGGAACGCGCCTCGTTCGACGCGGTCAGCAACCGGCTGCGCGACGCGATGTCGGCCGCCGTGCCCGCCGCGATCCTCGACGTCCATCAAATCATCGAGGACCTCATCAACGACGTTACCGGCGCGCCGGCGCCGATTCAGATCGTCATCAGCGGGAGCGATCAGAGTACGCTCGTGCGCTTGGCGACGGACGTCGCGAACTCGTTGCAGAACGCTTCGAGCGTTGCCGACGTGTTCTCAGGCGTGCAGCAAGACGACCCGACGTTGCGCGTGGAGCCGAACTTTGCGCGCCTGGTGCGCAGCGGCACCGATACCGGCACCCTTGCGTCTGCGCTCGCGGCCGGAACGCAAGGCAACGTGGTAACGAACCTACCCGAACGCGCGATGTTGGTACCGGTTCGCGTAAAGGTCGAGGGTGACGCGTTATCGAGCGTCTCACTCGCAAGCGGAGCGATTCCCCTTTCACAGGTAGCGAACACGAACGTCGACCGCAGCGCAACCGACATTACCGAGATCAACGGACAACGGGTGATCATCGTCACGGCCAATCTGGGCAGCGGATCTCTTTCGTCGGCCGTGAGCGCCGTTCAAGCAGCGGTCGCGCGGACACACTTTCCGCCGGGATATCACGCGAGCATTGCCGGGGCCTATCAGCAACAGCAACAGTCGTTCTCACAGTTTGCGCTGGTCATCGCCCTCGCGATCGGCCTGGTTTTCTTCGTCATGCTGTCGTCTTTTGGTTCGTTTCGTCAGCCGCTGGTCGTGCTGGCGGCCGTTCCGCTGGCGCCGATCGGCGTCGCACTCGGCTTGACGCTGACCGGTACGCCCTTCAACGTATCATCGTTCATGGGACTTCTGCTGCTGGTCGGGCTGGTCGTGAAGAACGGAATCTTACTCGTCGACGCGGCGAACCGGCGCCGAGCCGAAGGCCATTCGATCGACGACGCGCTGGCGCTCGCGGGACGCGAACGGCTGCGACCGATCTTGATGACGACGTTTGCCGCGATCGGAGGCCTGTTGCCGCTGGCATTCGGCATCGGTGCGGGCGCTGCGATGGAACGGCCCCTGGCAATTGCCGTGGTCGGCGGCTTGTCGACCGCTACGGTGTTCACGCTGGTACTGATCCCCGTGCTCTACGCCACGTTCTGTCGCCGCGAGACGGTGGAGGCATGA
- a CDS encoding YncE family protein: MPLAIAAPPQPVPAFGGFDYVTVDEAHHRVFAAHTRSDRLLIVDTTTGKVAGQVDVGPMHGIVYDPAQGFAITGNGTDDTLSKVDPVSMKVVASVDVPGHIDAIAYDPGRKRVYADQDGGGNVYVIDATAMKLLGTIPMPADDLESPAVDPKTGTLYQNLANGGGFAVVDGSSMKVLRVVKTPQLDDNHPLLFATATNQIVVGGNNGVLSAYSTEGAHQGDVKVQPHIDQCSTGSKGRLIACAGRGIVTILSATAGGAPKLLATLDTGHAGIHTVGIDESTHDVWVVWSDPKGDWVQRLKWSP, encoded by the coding sequence ATGCCGTTGGCCATCGCCGCACCGCCGCAGCCGGTGCCCGCTTTTGGCGGATTCGATTACGTTACCGTCGACGAGGCGCACCATCGCGTCTTCGCGGCACACACCCGCAGCGACCGATTGCTGATCGTCGACACTACGACGGGGAAGGTGGCCGGACAGGTTGACGTCGGCCCGATGCACGGCATCGTTTACGATCCCGCGCAAGGCTTCGCGATCACCGGAAACGGTACCGACGACACGCTTTCTAAGGTCGACCCGGTCTCCATGAAGGTCGTCGCGAGCGTTGATGTCCCGGGTCACATCGACGCGATCGCGTACGATCCCGGGCGCAAACGCGTCTACGCCGATCAAGACGGAGGCGGGAACGTCTACGTCATCGATGCGACGGCCATGAAGCTCCTCGGGACGATTCCGATGCCGGCCGACGACTTAGAGTCGCCGGCGGTCGATCCAAAAACCGGAACGCTCTACCAGAATCTCGCCAACGGCGGCGGCTTCGCTGTTGTGGACGGCAGCTCGATGAAGGTGCTGCGCGTCGTCAAGACGCCCCAACTCGATGACAATCACCCGCTGCTGTTCGCCACGGCCACCAATCAAATCGTCGTCGGCGGCAACAACGGCGTTCTGTCGGCGTATTCGACCGAAGGTGCGCACCAAGGCGACGTCAAGGTGCAGCCGCACATCGACCAGTGCAGCACCGGATCGAAGGGACGTCTGATCGCCTGCGCCGGGCGCGGCATCGTGACGATCCTGTCTGCAACGGCGGGCGGCGCGCCCAAGCTCCTGGCGACGCTCGATACGGGACACGCGGGCATTCACACCGTCGGGATCGACGAGTCGACCCACGACGTGTGGGTGGTGTGGTCCGATCCGAAAGGCGATTGGGTGCAACGGCTGAAGTGGTCGCCGTGA
- a CDS encoding alkaline phosphatase family protein has translation MTSLRLAAVAALSLAVGAAPIAPPTALQSRIKHVFVIFQENHSFDNYFGTFPGADNLAGAEAQSHGFRQFDPIGNTWITPFRITDPDIESPSQARKALEIKMNGGKMDGFVAEQERLAAKKFAGNSAGARVAGMQTMAYYDCDTIPYLWKYAHSFALFDHIFEAMTGPSTPGNVAVIAAQAGQTQGARSPAQLAKPNDKGQGVPLANDLNPAYGPRTELYEGAQIPQTYATLMLTLGGTSDSRATQDTAGVSEDLGATIASGRAAVPWGWYQEGYVSPTVALPGYEEHHNGPQYFGYLRNNDVFWNNVHGTQALLDALKNGSLGDRGIFYVKGASRNEFGWKPANPDPYVQAQYRGDDDHPGPRYSDHQVAEAFVATFVNAIARSPYWNDSAIIITWDDPGGFYDHVVPTAFETCPDGKPCGDGPRVPFILISPYARSGVVVHDAGDTASVVKFAETLFGLPPLSTLPDEKPYMPEGPRDGNSAITDLSGAFDPARLSGATPPIPATDAEIPDDAVNTFPPNANCRSLGITPVTLPNAPSTPPPGFAARIPRKGP, from the coding sequence GTGACGTCGCTCCGGCTCGCGGCCGTTGCCGCTTTATCGCTCGCCGTCGGCGCCGCGCCGATCGCCCCGCCAACGGCGCTGCAGTCCCGCATCAAACACGTCTTTGTGATCTTTCAGGAAAATCACTCATTCGATAACTACTTCGGAACGTTTCCGGGAGCCGATAATCTGGCCGGCGCCGAGGCCCAAAGCCATGGGTTCCGGCAGTTCGACCCGATCGGCAACACCTGGATAACGCCCTTCCGCATCACCGATCCGGACATCGAGAGCCCGTCGCAAGCCCGCAAGGCTCTCGAGATCAAGATGAACGGCGGCAAGATGGACGGGTTCGTTGCCGAGCAGGAGCGCTTGGCGGCCAAGAAGTTCGCGGGGAACAGTGCCGGCGCACGGGTTGCCGGCATGCAAACGATGGCCTACTACGACTGCGACACGATCCCGTATCTCTGGAAGTACGCGCACTCGTTCGCGCTGTTCGACCATATCTTCGAGGCGATGACGGGACCGTCGACGCCGGGCAACGTCGCGGTCATAGCGGCGCAAGCCGGCCAAACGCAGGGTGCGCGCAGCCCCGCACAGCTCGCCAAACCCAACGACAAAGGCCAGGGCGTTCCGCTGGCCAACGACCTGAACCCCGCTTATGGTCCGCGCACGGAGTTGTATGAAGGCGCGCAGATTCCGCAAACGTATGCGACACTGATGCTGACCCTCGGCGGCACCAGCGATTCCCGAGCGACGCAAGACACCGCCGGCGTATCAGAGGACCTCGGCGCAACGATAGCATCGGGACGCGCCGCGGTTCCGTGGGGATGGTATCAGGAGGGTTACGTTTCGCCAACCGTAGCGCTGCCGGGTTACGAAGAGCACCACAACGGGCCGCAGTACTTCGGCTACCTGCGCAACAACGACGTCTTCTGGAACAACGTCCACGGGACGCAAGCGCTGCTCGACGCGCTCAAGAACGGCTCGCTGGGCGATCGCGGTATCTTCTACGTCAAAGGCGCGTCGCGCAACGAGTTCGGCTGGAAACCGGCCAACCCCGATCCCTACGTGCAAGCGCAGTATCGCGGCGACGACGATCATCCGGGGCCTAGGTACTCCGACCATCAGGTTGCCGAAGCGTTCGTCGCGACGTTCGTCAACGCGATCGCGCGCAGCCCGTACTGGAACGACTCCGCCATCATCATCACGTGGGACGACCCGGGCGGATTCTACGACCACGTCGTGCCCACGGCGTTCGAGACCTGTCCGGACGGCAAGCCGTGCGGCGACGGCCCGCGCGTGCCGTTCATTCTCATCTCACCCTACGCGCGCAGCGGCGTGGTCGTTCACGACGCCGGCGATACCGCGTCGGTGGTGAAGTTCGCGGAAACGCTCTTCGGCCTGCCGCCGCTGTCGACGCTTCCGGACGAAAAGCCGTACATGCCGGAAGGCCCGCGCGACGGCAATTCGGCGATCACCGATCTCAGCGGCGCATTCGATCCGGCGCGCCTGAGCGGCGCGACACCGCCGATTCCCGCAACCGATGCGGAGATTCCCGACGACGCCGTCAACACGTTTCCGCCGAACGCGAACTGCCGATCGCTGGGCATCACCCCCGTAACGTTGCCTAACGCACCGTCTACACCGCCGCCGGGCTTCGCCGCCCGCATCCCGAGAAAGGGGCCGTAA
- a CDS encoding HAMP domain-containing sensor histidine kinase codes for MSVRNRFAVTVAAVIAVTVALFATLSIVALDRALRSSFAARLRTAAQAVSTTADVHHDVISVDAGDLRELAALHEDTPFSIVDVDGKLLGGTPLPASPRQHSLFTVTVPIDRGGRTLGYATVWQSDAWIVDFERDAAILSAVMGLLLIALGVTLSAPVAKTYEQLLNQLQAALARERQFVADASHELRAPLAVLHAEVELALRRDRTESQYRAAMESIGREGARLELLVDELLAAARAEADASEREHLDAGSMVRELQERLRPAAALKGVALETASDESAYVDANGVMVERALLAIVHNAITFARGCVRVKVTHDDGTVRIDVTDDGAGFTSEALEHATERFWRGDSARGRGGTGLGLAIARSLLEANGGRIALANGSHGGAVVSAYLPGPFLKET; via the coding sequence ATGAGCGTTCGCAACCGGTTCGCGGTTACGGTTGCTGCGGTTATCGCGGTCACCGTGGCACTCTTTGCCACACTGTCGATCGTCGCACTCGACCGCGCGCTGCGGTCGAGTTTTGCAGCACGACTGCGGACTGCGGCGCAGGCGGTCTCGACCACCGCCGACGTGCACCACGACGTCATTTCCGTCGACGCAGGCGACCTTCGCGAGCTGGCCGCGCTACACGAGGATACGCCGTTTTCGATCGTCGACGTGGACGGCAAATTGCTCGGGGGAACACCGCTGCCGGCGTCGCCGCGGCAACACTCACTCTTCACCGTCACCGTCCCGATCGACCGCGGCGGCCGAACGCTCGGATACGCAACGGTATGGCAATCCGACGCGTGGATCGTGGACTTCGAGCGTGACGCTGCGATCCTATCGGCGGTCATGGGCTTGTTGCTCATCGCCCTTGGCGTGACTCTCTCCGCGCCGGTGGCAAAGACATACGAGCAGTTGCTCAATCAGTTGCAAGCCGCACTGGCGCGCGAGCGCCAGTTCGTCGCCGATGCATCGCACGAACTGCGCGCTCCCCTGGCCGTGCTCCACGCCGAGGTCGAGCTGGCGTTACGGCGCGATCGCACGGAGTCGCAATATCGCGCCGCAATGGAATCGATTGGGCGTGAAGGAGCCCGCCTCGAGCTGCTCGTCGACGAGCTGCTCGCCGCGGCACGCGCTGAAGCCGACGCATCCGAACGCGAGCATCTCGACGCCGGTTCGATGGTACGCGAACTGCAAGAACGGCTACGGCCGGCGGCGGCGCTCAAAGGCGTCGCGTTGGAAACGGCGTCGGACGAGAGCGCATACGTCGACGCCAACGGCGTGATGGTCGAGCGCGCGCTATTGGCAATCGTTCATAACGCCATTACGTTCGCTCGCGGCTGCGTGCGAGTGAAAGTCACGCACGACGATGGAACGGTTCGCATCGACGTAACCGACGACGGCGCCGGCTTTACGTCCGAGGCGCTCGAGCACGCCACCGAACGGTTTTGGCGCGGCGACTCGGCGCGCGGACGCGGCGGAACGGGCCTGGGTCTGGCCATCGCGCGTTCGCTGCTGGAAGCCAACGGGGGGCGCATCGCGCTCGCTAACGGATCCCATGGCGGCGCGGTGGTGTCGGCCTATCTCCCCGGACCGTTTCTTAAGGAAACATAA
- a CDS encoding TolC family protein: MIATIVLAAIPAFVQLSLTDAQSRVVANSVDVQTALAAARQKNAALQIARTGAIPHLFGDYALSPQASANNLYEVEQHFLTVGADISINDVLAASPQTQAAAADLLAAQREADAATLHARETATKLYFTALQTIAVQVQRQNDLTGARRDRSAAELRYRTGEAPQIDVVRADVSVAQAKANFARAQADRADAAEALASAAAIAPDALGATGGSVAPLALPLDETRATARALAMRPELASLLATIDARRADVATARQSALPTATLSGGYARGVDTELPVQGPAVTAHVDLPLASGAGARTSSALAQVEIARAQLVDERRTIALEVSSAVRDARAQAAALRAALVARDEAARALAAVQTGYREGASSSLDVADARRTYEQAAIDALVAQYQQAQALAILEVIVP, encoded by the coding sequence ATGATCGCGACGATCGTTCTCGCCGCGATTCCGGCGTTCGTGCAGCTGTCGCTGACCGACGCACAGAGCCGCGTCGTTGCAAACAGCGTCGACGTGCAGACGGCACTGGCAGCCGCGCGCCAAAAGAACGCCGCGCTGCAGATAGCTCGGACCGGCGCGATTCCGCACCTCTTCGGCGATTACGCACTCTCGCCGCAGGCATCGGCGAATAATCTGTATGAGGTCGAGCAGCACTTTCTTACGGTCGGCGCCGACATCTCGATCAACGACGTGCTCGCGGCATCGCCGCAGACGCAAGCCGCCGCCGCCGATTTACTTGCAGCACAACGCGAAGCGGATGCCGCAACGCTGCACGCGCGCGAAACCGCCACGAAGCTGTATTTCACCGCCCTGCAGACGATTGCCGTGCAGGTACAGCGGCAGAACGATTTGACCGGTGCACGTCGCGATCGTTCCGCTGCCGAGCTGCGTTATCGTACCGGCGAAGCGCCGCAAATCGACGTGGTCCGCGCAGACGTTTCCGTAGCGCAAGCCAAGGCGAACTTCGCCCGCGCGCAAGCCGACCGCGCGGACGCGGCGGAAGCGTTGGCATCGGCCGCCGCAATCGCTCCGGATGCCCTAGGGGCTACAGGCGGAAGCGTTGCGCCGCTCGCGCTTCCGCTAGACGAAACGCGAGCCACGGCGCGCGCCCTCGCGATGCGCCCCGAACTGGCATCGCTGCTGGCCACGATCGACGCGCGTCGCGCCGACGTAGCCACCGCACGTCAATCCGCGCTTCCAACTGCAACCCTGTCGGGCGGGTACGCGCGCGGCGTCGATACCGAGCTCCCGGTGCAAGGTCCGGCGGTGACCGCGCACGTCGACCTCCCGCTTGCCTCGGGGGCCGGCGCACGCACGTCGTCGGCGCTTGCGCAGGTCGAGATCGCTCGCGCGCAACTCGTCGACGAGCGGCGCACGATCGCGCTGGAAGTGAGCAGCGCGGTGCGCGACGCTCGCGCGCAGGCTGCGGCGCTGCGGGCGGCGCTGGTCGCGCGCGACGAGGCAGCGCGTGCGCTCGCCGCGGTGCAAACGGGTTATCGCGAAGGCGCCAGCTCGAGCCTCGACGTTGCCGATGCGCGGCGTACGTACGAACAGGCGGCGATAGACGCGTTGGTCGCGCAGTACCAGCAGGCGCAGGCGCTTGCCATTCTGGAGGTTATCGTGCCATGA
- a CDS encoding response regulator transcription factor produces MRLLVIEDDEPLRSLLARGLTEDGHVVDPLADGRDCAAYLASTGYDAIILDLNLPHEDGLSIVRRLRRGGDSTPILILTARDETGDVVAGLDAGADDYLRKPFAFDELEARLRTLARRPPNWVEDVLRAGDLVFDRVTRHTRRGTREIVLTAKESIFLEMLMSNPGRIVTRRTLEDRLWDRGSDPASNVLDVYARRLRKKLATDGETQIIQTVRGLGFRLATEV; encoded by the coding sequence TTGAGACTCCTCGTTATCGAGGACGATGAGCCGCTACGGTCGCTGCTCGCGCGCGGATTGACCGAAGACGGGCACGTCGTCGACCCGCTGGCGGACGGGCGCGACTGCGCGGCATATCTCGCGAGCACCGGCTACGACGCCATCATACTGGACCTCAACCTTCCACACGAGGATGGATTATCGATCGTCCGGCGCCTCCGCCGCGGCGGCGATTCGACACCCATTCTGATTTTGACCGCGCGTGACGAGACGGGCGACGTCGTCGCGGGACTCGACGCGGGTGCCGACGACTATCTGCGTAAGCCGTTTGCCTTTGACGAACTCGAAGCGCGTTTGCGTACGCTCGCCCGGCGGCCGCCCAACTGGGTCGAAGACGTGCTCCGGGCCGGCGACCTCGTCTTCGACCGCGTCACCCGCCACACGCGCCGCGGCACGCGCGAAATCGTCCTCACCGCAAAAGAAAGCATCTTCCTCGAGATGCTCATGAGCAACCCCGGCCGCATCGTCACGCGACGGACGTTGGAAGACCGGCTTTGGGACCGGGGCAGCGATCCGGCTTCGAACGTGCTCGACGTATACGCCCGGCGGCTTCGCAAAAAGCTGGCGACTGACGGTGAAACCCAGATCATCCAGACCGTGCGAGGCTTGGGATTTCGCCTCGCGACCGAAGTATGA